The following coding sequences lie in one Sorghum bicolor cultivar BTx623 chromosome 6, Sorghum_bicolor_NCBIv3, whole genome shotgun sequence genomic window:
- the LOC110436533 gene encoding chloroplastic lipocalin isoform X2, producing MVLVVLGCSPASPRPACTPNSRCSATRQKIIRCSLNEETLLSKHGVVSRQLISCLAASLVFVSPPSQAIPAETFAHPGLCQIATVAAIDNASVPLKFDNPSDDGSAGMMMRGMTAKNFDPVRYSGRWFEVASLKRGFAGQGQEDCHCTQGVYSFDEKSRSIQVDTFCVHGGPDGYITGIRGRVQCLSEEDMSSAETDLERQEMIREKCFLRFPTLPFIPKEPYDVLATDYDNYAVVSGAKDTSFIQIYSRTPNPGPEFIEKYKSYVANFGYDPSKIKDTPQDCEYMSSDQIALMMSMPGMNEALTNQFPDLKLKAPVALNPFTSVFDTLKKLLELYFK from the exons ATGGTTCTCGTGGTGCTGGGCTGCTCTCCTGCATCGCCGCGCCCCGCCTGCACTCCCAATTCCAG ATGCAGCGCCACCAGACAGAAAATCATCAGATGCTCTCTGAATGAGGAAACACTACTGAGCAAACATGGAGTAGTATCCAGGCAGTTAATCTCATGCCTTGCTGCTTCGCTTGTGTTCGTCTCTCCACCTAGTCAG GCTATTCCTGCAGAAACTTTTGCCCATCCAGGCTTGTGCCAGATTGCAACAGTGGCAGCCATCGACAATGCTTCAGTTCCTCTGAAATTTGACAACCCTTCAGATGATGGCAGCGCAGGGATGATGATGAGGGGTATGACTGCAAAGAACTTTGATCCAGTTCGCTACTCTGGTAGATGGTTTGAGGTAGCCTCGCTGAAACGTGGATTTGCTGGTCAGGGACAAGAAGACTGTCATTGTACTCAG GGAGTGTACTCGTTCGATGAGAAGTCACGCTCAATCCAGGTGGATACATTCTGTGTCCATGGTGGACCTGATGGATACATCACTGGTATTCGGGGGAGGGTGCAATGCCTGTCCGAAGAGGACATGTCAAGTGCTGAGACAGATCTTGAGAGGCAGGAGATGATCCGTGAGAAATGCTTTCTCCGGTTCCCCACGCTGCCATTCATACCCAAGGAGCCCTATGATGTCCTTGCAACTGACTATGACAATTATGCAGTTGTGTCTGGAGCTAAGGATACAAGCTTTATTCAG ATATACTCAAGAACACCCAACCCCGGGCCAGAATTCATTGAGAAGTACAAGTCCTATGTTGCCAACTTCGGCTATGACCCAAGCAAGATCAAGGACACCCCTCAAGACTGCGAGTACATGTCCTCAGACCAGATTGCCTTGATGATGTCGATGCCCGGGATGAACGAAGCCCTGACGAATCAGTTCCCAGATCTCAAGTTAAAGGCACCAGTTGCACTTAACCCATTCACAAGTGTGTTTGATACCCTGAAGAAGCTGCTTGAACTGTACTTCAAGTAA
- the LOC110436532 gene encoding uncharacterized protein LOC110436532 — MASEGNKDVPNETLSVDQSSISGVKRKRGRPRKYEYPVYELPQKVQPLQSAPPLLHCTQDGSSMASHTSGGSVHGNWSAQPRNSANVSLQGNSGKDNVLGKHFVGKLTKKVPGFSLITVKVKDNQVLKGWVPDEINLRPITPKDDLAPELPMLRPSQVRKRASAIHMQPALPVPMHLEDVTLAKPLQMRRPVEKTIAKHAVPLAPRPYIGSGVVAAVPISVAPSNPEMRTLARQDAELVIPQSSVAAVPIKSVCPVSVPCKQPANQKEFTGKKSVDEVQKDSEPPNVTKESPVKAEKPNIALVDVVVKDSPGERQQLNDQVTDVIRESSGQTQNVDVTMSDEIKIASGARDQPNSANSEQQSSKEASDITEQSEQLKTETDVNKGVDASKSNASDDIQPAHDEQEMKVGGK; from the exons ATGGCATCAGAAGGGAACAAAGATGTACCTAATGAAACTTTGTCTGTGGACCAGTCATCGATTTCTGGTGTAAAGCGCAAGCGTGGCCGCCCAAGGAAATACGAGTATCCTGTATATGAACTACCACAGAAGGTACAGCCCCTCCAGAGCGCCCCACCTCTTCTTCACTGCACACAAGATGGCTCAAGTATGGCCAGCCATACATCAGGTGGCAGTGTTCATGGTAATTGGTCTGCTCAACCTAGAAATTCGGCTAATGTTTCTCTTCAAGGTAATTCTGGCAAGGATAACGTTCTTGGCAAGCATTTTGTTGGCAAGCTGACCAAGAAAGTTCCTGGGTTTTCCCTCATTACGGTAAAAGTGAAGGACAATCAGGTGCTCAAAGGTTGGGTTCCAGATGAAATTAATCTCCGTCCAATAACACCTAAGGATGACCTTGCCCCAGAGCTACCCATGCTTCGACCGAGTCAAGTTCGAAAGCGAGCATCAGCAATTCATATGCAACCTGCTCTTCCTGTGCCAATGCACCTGGAGGATGTTACGCTTGCAAAGCCTCTGCAGATGAGGAGACCTGTTGAGAAAACTATTGCTAAGCATGCTGTGCCTCTTGCTCCTAGGCCTTACATTGGTTCTGGTGTTGTTGCAGCAGTACCTATATCAGTTGCTCCCAGTAATCCTGAAATGAGAACTTTGGCCAGGCAGGATGCTGAACTTGTGATCCCACAATCATCAGTTGCTGCGGTGCCAATTAAATCTGTTTGTCCTGTCTCGGTACCATGCAAGCAACCGGCTAATCAAAAAGAGTTTACTGGAAAGAAGTCTGTTGATGAGGTTCAGAAAGATTCAGAACCTCCAAATGTGACCAAGGAATCACCAG TGAAAGCTGAGAAACCAAACATTGCTCTTGTGGATGTAGTGGTCAAGGATTCTCCAG GGGAAAGGCAACAGCTTAATGATCAAGTAACAGATGTGATTAGGGAATCTTCTG GTCAAACTCAGAATGTTGATGTGACAATGTCTGATGAGATCAAGATAGCATCAG GCGCCAGAGATCAGCCAAATTCTGCAAATAGTGAACAGCAGAGTTCTAAGGAAGCATCAG ACATCACAGAACAATCTGAGCAGCTGAAGACAGAGACCGATGTCAATAAAGGAGTCGATGCCTCAAAGTCAAATGCCTCAG ATGACATTCAGCCTGCGCATGATGAACAAGAAATGAAGGTTGGCGGTAAATGA
- the LOC110436533 gene encoding chloroplastic lipocalin isoform X1, with the protein MVLVVLGCSPASPRPACTPNSRRRCSATRQKIIRCSLNEETLLSKHGVVSRQLISCLAASLVFVSPPSQAIPAETFAHPGLCQIATVAAIDNASVPLKFDNPSDDGSAGMMMRGMTAKNFDPVRYSGRWFEVASLKRGFAGQGQEDCHCTQGVYSFDEKSRSIQVDTFCVHGGPDGYITGIRGRVQCLSEEDMSSAETDLERQEMIREKCFLRFPTLPFIPKEPYDVLATDYDNYAVVSGAKDTSFIQIYSRTPNPGPEFIEKYKSYVANFGYDPSKIKDTPQDCEYMSSDQIALMMSMPGMNEALTNQFPDLKLKAPVALNPFTSVFDTLKKLLELYFK; encoded by the exons ATGGTTCTCGTGGTGCTGGGCTGCTCTCCTGCATCGCCGCGCCCCGCCTGCACTCCCAATTCCAG GAGAAGATGCAGCGCCACCAGACAGAAAATCATCAGATGCTCTCTGAATGAGGAAACACTACTGAGCAAACATGGAGTAGTATCCAGGCAGTTAATCTCATGCCTTGCTGCTTCGCTTGTGTTCGTCTCTCCACCTAGTCAG GCTATTCCTGCAGAAACTTTTGCCCATCCAGGCTTGTGCCAGATTGCAACAGTGGCAGCCATCGACAATGCTTCAGTTCCTCTGAAATTTGACAACCCTTCAGATGATGGCAGCGCAGGGATGATGATGAGGGGTATGACTGCAAAGAACTTTGATCCAGTTCGCTACTCTGGTAGATGGTTTGAGGTAGCCTCGCTGAAACGTGGATTTGCTGGTCAGGGACAAGAAGACTGTCATTGTACTCAG GGAGTGTACTCGTTCGATGAGAAGTCACGCTCAATCCAGGTGGATACATTCTGTGTCCATGGTGGACCTGATGGATACATCACTGGTATTCGGGGGAGGGTGCAATGCCTGTCCGAAGAGGACATGTCAAGTGCTGAGACAGATCTTGAGAGGCAGGAGATGATCCGTGAGAAATGCTTTCTCCGGTTCCCCACGCTGCCATTCATACCCAAGGAGCCCTATGATGTCCTTGCAACTGACTATGACAATTATGCAGTTGTGTCTGGAGCTAAGGATACAAGCTTTATTCAG ATATACTCAAGAACACCCAACCCCGGGCCAGAATTCATTGAGAAGTACAAGTCCTATGTTGCCAACTTCGGCTATGACCCAAGCAAGATCAAGGACACCCCTCAAGACTGCGAGTACATGTCCTCAGACCAGATTGCCTTGATGATGTCGATGCCCGGGATGAACGAAGCCCTGACGAATCAGTTCCCAGATCTCAAGTTAAAGGCACCAGTTGCACTTAACCCATTCACAAGTGTGTTTGATACCCTGAAGAAGCTGCTTGAACTGTACTTCAAGTAA
- the LOC8066819 gene encoding uncharacterized protein LOC8066819 isoform X1 gives MARPRKAKPPPPPSPPKAAAPSIAEALLLATVCMVGLPVEVRVRDGSAYAGVLHTACVDAGYGVVLKKAKKIANGKGDANLSLGSFVDTLVVHPDDLVQVIAKGLSLPLKGVCKPLDSNMVAASGSLKPQTSHANDPKMSKTGNISPLTQPENCASVGLEKNTSVKKNGQNSGCTTSLSSSTGHVRPCFSVNGVSGSATMVPKIDVSSSAIAAPVVASDVKSSQPANNSVTKIVTSSKTAAKEFKLNPCAKVFSPSFASSKQVLAATTAPVDTYYISHSAPEVPMGVPVYESRSVSGVSPLSNKVHYSNLSPANYAISPQYVQSIVGHNASRLDPARVGTPYHPMQVGATYTTPSPQPVMTGKFSPVVYVQPVPQEAMHGTPLGFQGWPRPVLLNSYQPSMQKFQGNTPVYLAPPVMATGNLPLVVPSPAPLVQPFQAIHPIMVPAASSMAPGKYM, from the exons atggCCCGCCCCAGGAAGgcgaagccgccgccgccgccctcgccGCCCAAGGCGGCGGCGCCGTCCATCGCCGAGGCGCTGCTGCTCGCCACGGTCTGCATGGTGGGCCTGCCCGTGGAGGTGCGGGTCCGCGACGGATCCGCCTACGCCGGCGTCCTCCACACCGCCTGCGTCGACGCCGGATACG GTGTCGTGCTAAAGAAAGCAAAGAAGATTGCAAACGGGAAGGGAGATGCGAATCTGTCGCTGGGATCGTTTGTGGACACTCTTGTTGTTCACCCAGATGACCTTGTTCAAGTGATTGCAAAG GGTCTTTCACTCCCCCTTAAAGGTGTCTGTAAACCTCTTGATTCCAACATGGTGGCCGCCAGTGGATCCTTGAAGCCTCAAACTTCACATGCAAATGACCCAAAAATGTCTAAAACTGGAAATATATCTCCACTTAC GCAACCTGAGAATTGTGCCTCGGTGGGTCTGGAGAAAAATACTTCTGTTAAGAAAAATGGTCAAA ATAGTGGTTGCACTACAAGTTTAAGCTCTTCAACTGGACATGTGAGGCCATGTTTCTCTGTGAATGGGGTTTCTGGGTCTGCAACTATGGTGCCTAAAATTGATGTTTCAAGCTCAGCTATAGCTGCACCCGTGGTGGCTTCAGATGTTAAATCCTCTCAGCCAGCCAATAATTCCGTTACCAAGATTGTCACGTCAAGCAAAACTGCTGCTAAG GAATTTAAACTCAATCCTTGTGCaaaggtcttctctccatctTTTGCAAGTTCTAAGCAAGTACTTGCAGCTACGACGGCCCCTGTTGACACATACTACATTTCACACTCTGCCCCTGAAGTACCAATGGGCGTACCTGTATATGAGTCAAGATCTGTGTCAGGCGTTTCACCTCTATCCAACAAGGTTCATTATAGTAACCTGTCTCCTGCAAACTATGCCATTTCACCGCAATATGTTCAGTCA ATTGTGGGCCATAATGCATCCAGACTAGACCCAGCCAGAGTTGGCACACCATACCATCCAATGCAGGTGGGCGCAACCTACACTACCCCTAGTCCCCAGCCT GTAATGACTGGGAAGTTCAGTCCTGTTGTTTATGTTCAACCAGTTCCTCAG GAGGCAATGCACGGAACACCCCTTGGTTTTCAAGGATGGCCTCGCCCTGTGCTGTTGAATTCATATCAACCTAGCATGCAGAAGTTCCAAG GCAACACCCCGGTGTATTTGGCCCCTCCAGTCATGGCAACTGGGAACCTGCCATTGGTGGTACCAAGCCCTGCACCACTTGTGCAGCCGTTCCAGGCCATTCATCCCATCATGGTCCCTGCTGCAAGCAGCATGGCCCCAGGAAAATACATGTAA
- the LOC8066819 gene encoding uncharacterized protein LOC8066819 isoform X2, with protein sequence MARPRKAKPPPPPSPPKAAAPSIAEALLLATVCMVGLPVEVRVRDGSAYAGVLHTACVDAGYGVVLKKAKKIANGKGDANLSLGSFVDTLVVHPDDLVQVIAKGLSLPLKGVCKPLDSNMVAASGSLKPQTSHANDPKMSKTGNISPLTQPENCASVGLEKNTSVKKNGQNSGCTTSLSSSTGHVRPCFSVNGVSGSATMVPKIDVSSSAIAAPVVASDVKSSQPANNSVTKIVTSSKTAAKEFKLNPCAKVFSPSFASSKQVLAATTAPVDTYYISHSAPEVPMGVPVYESRSVSGVSPLSNKIVGHNASRLDPARVGTPYHPMQVGATYTTPSPQPVMTGKFSPVVYVQPVPQEAMHGTPLGFQGWPRPVLLNSYQPSMQKFQGNTPVYLAPPVMATGNLPLVVPSPAPLVQPFQAIHPIMVPAASSMAPGKYM encoded by the exons atggCCCGCCCCAGGAAGgcgaagccgccgccgccgccctcgccGCCCAAGGCGGCGGCGCCGTCCATCGCCGAGGCGCTGCTGCTCGCCACGGTCTGCATGGTGGGCCTGCCCGTGGAGGTGCGGGTCCGCGACGGATCCGCCTACGCCGGCGTCCTCCACACCGCCTGCGTCGACGCCGGATACG GTGTCGTGCTAAAGAAAGCAAAGAAGATTGCAAACGGGAAGGGAGATGCGAATCTGTCGCTGGGATCGTTTGTGGACACTCTTGTTGTTCACCCAGATGACCTTGTTCAAGTGATTGCAAAG GGTCTTTCACTCCCCCTTAAAGGTGTCTGTAAACCTCTTGATTCCAACATGGTGGCCGCCAGTGGATCCTTGAAGCCTCAAACTTCACATGCAAATGACCCAAAAATGTCTAAAACTGGAAATATATCTCCACTTAC GCAACCTGAGAATTGTGCCTCGGTGGGTCTGGAGAAAAATACTTCTGTTAAGAAAAATGGTCAAA ATAGTGGTTGCACTACAAGTTTAAGCTCTTCAACTGGACATGTGAGGCCATGTTTCTCTGTGAATGGGGTTTCTGGGTCTGCAACTATGGTGCCTAAAATTGATGTTTCAAGCTCAGCTATAGCTGCACCCGTGGTGGCTTCAGATGTTAAATCCTCTCAGCCAGCCAATAATTCCGTTACCAAGATTGTCACGTCAAGCAAAACTGCTGCTAAG GAATTTAAACTCAATCCTTGTGCaaaggtcttctctccatctTTTGCAAGTTCTAAGCAAGTACTTGCAGCTACGACGGCCCCTGTTGACACATACTACATTTCACACTCTGCCCCTGAAGTACCAATGGGCGTACCTGTATATGAGTCAAGATCTGTGTCAGGCGTTTCACCTCTATCCAACAAG ATTGTGGGCCATAATGCATCCAGACTAGACCCAGCCAGAGTTGGCACACCATACCATCCAATGCAGGTGGGCGCAACCTACACTACCCCTAGTCCCCAGCCT GTAATGACTGGGAAGTTCAGTCCTGTTGTTTATGTTCAACCAGTTCCTCAG GAGGCAATGCACGGAACACCCCTTGGTTTTCAAGGATGGCCTCGCCCTGTGCTGTTGAATTCATATCAACCTAGCATGCAGAAGTTCCAAG GCAACACCCCGGTGTATTTGGCCCCTCCAGTCATGGCAACTGGGAACCTGCCATTGGTGGTACCAAGCCCTGCACCACTTGTGCAGCCGTTCCAGGCCATTCATCCCATCATGGTCCCTGCTGCAAGCAGCATGGCCCCAGGAAAATACATGTAA